CTTTTTATTTAAGAGGATTTATTCGCAATATAAATCTTGAAGAACAAGCAGAAAGCTTTTTAGCACAGCATGGCTATGGCGATTACGAAATTAAATCCATTTCTTCTGAGACTTAAGAGTATGAAAAAAAGAGTTTTAATTGCAATGTCGGGCGGCGTTGATAGTTCAGTCGCAGCTGCTATCTTAGTTGAACAAGGATATGATGTTATTGGTGTGACCATGCAATTGTGGGACTATTCACAAAATGAAAACAGCTGTGATCCAAATAGTAAATTCGATACATGCTGTAGTCTAGATGATGTTGCTGATGCACGTATGGTTGCACATAAATTGGGAATCCCTTTTTATGTTTTTGATTATCAAGACGATTTTAAAGAAAATGTCGTCGACTATTTTACGGATGAGTATTTAAAAGGGCGCACACCAAATCCTTGTGTGGCATGTAATACTTTTTTAAAATTTGATCATTTATTAGATAGAGCGCAAAGACTTGGCTGTGATTATGTTGCCACAGGTCATTACGCACAAATACAATATGATGAAGTATATGGACAATACAAATTAATCAAAGGGTTAGATTCTAAAAAAGATCAAAGTTACTTTTTATATTCGATGACCCAAGATAGATTGTCTAAAGTGCTTTTCCCTGTTGGTAATTTAACTAAGACCGAAGTCAGAATGATTGCTGAAAAATATGGTCTTGTTAATGCAGCCAAAAAAGAAAGCATGGAAATCTGCTTTATTCCTAATAATGATTATGCTAAATTTATTGCAGAAAGAACTTCTGAAGAAGATCTTATCAAGGGTGAAATCCGTCATGAAGATGGACGTTTATTAGGTAAGCATGATGGTATTCATCAATTTACAGTAGGTCAAAGGAAGGGCTTAAAAATCTCATCTGAATACCCATTGTATGTGACACGTATTGATTCCGAGACAGGAACCGTTTTTGCTGGTGAAGACAAATATCTTTATCGATCTGGATTTTCTTTTAAAAAATTCCATATGATTCGTAATTTTGGAAAATCTATTGATTTTGAAGTTAAGATTCGTTACCGTTCACAACCATGCGCTGCAATCTTAGAAAAAAATGGTGAAACTGTTACATTAAAATTTGTAACTCAACAAAAATCAGTCACTCCGGGGCAAATTGCAGTTTTATATTTGGGTGATGAAGTTGTTGGTGGTGGTTTTATTGATAAGGTCTTTGTCTAATGCTTGAAAAACGTCTTACCTTACTTAGGACGCACTTTAAAGAGCTTAATTTCACTAAATTAAGTCGAGTCTTCCCACAGATTGAAGCGAATATTGATAAGCTTGGAGAAATTCAAGGGCATCGCTATCAAGATAAAAAATTGGCTGCAATTTCTCTTGTGCATCGCTCATCTCTGGTCTATTGGCCTACAGACAAGTCTGGAATTTTTTCAAACGAAAGGCTTGAGTTTTTAGGTGATGCTTTTTTAAGTTTTTTTGTTGCTTCAGAAGCAATGATTGAACACAGATCTCTTCAAGAGGGCGACTTATCTCGTCTTAGAGCTGCACTCGTCGGTACAGAAAATCTTGCATTAAAAAGCCGTGATCTTGGAATTGGTGAGTGTTTACTCGTTGGCAAGGCTGAAATGAATTCTAATCCCCAGCGACGTGACAATGTCCTCGCAGATGCCTTTGAAGCCGTAACAGCTGCTTTGTTATTAGATGCAGGTGAAGAAAAGGCACGGGCTTGGCTTTTAAAAATATTTTCTGAAGATCTCCTAGCAGGAAAAGATACCTTATTGAAATTTGATGCAAAAAGTAAACTTCAACAATGGACGCAAGGAATCATTGGAGTTCCTCCTGTATACAAAGCGATAGGAACCGAAGGAACGCCACAGGAAACTTTTTTTATTGTGGCAGCTTTTATTGGTGAAACTGAAATAGGACGAGCTTCTGCAGCAAGTAAACGAGAAGCAAGTAAAAAAGTTGCTGATAAAATCATTGAGAAAATTGAGAGTGGTGAATTGACGAAAGAAATGATTGTAAGTTTTTTTGGAAAAGAAAAATGAATAAAAAATGTGGATATATAGCTCTTTTAGGTCGCCCGAACGCTGGTAAAAGTACCTTTTTAAATGCGTTTCTAGGCGCAAAACTTGCGGTTGTGAGCAATAAGCCTCAAACAACAAGAAATAAAATTCTTGGTGTTTATACAGAAGGTGACAGTCAAGCCCTTCTGTTAGATACTCCTGGAATTCATAAAGCTCAGGGCTTGCCAAAAATGAACCAAGTTATGAATAAAGTTGCTTGGAGCGTTCTCGCAGACGCTGATTTTGTCTGTTACTTAATTGATGTAACTCAAGGATGGACAGAAGAAGACGCAAATTGGATCGAAGGTATATTAAAAAAATACAATAAAAAGGCTCTGCTTCTTGCAACTAAGACAGATAAGGTTAAAATGGAAGAAGTAGAACAAGGAATGATCAACATTGCAGAAGGATTTCGAGCGTTATCCGAGAAAATATCTGCTCTGAGTGAAATTAAGTGTCAATTTATTGGGGAAACCCCTCAAGCTATTTCTTCTAAAAGACCTGAAGAAGTTGCTCAATTGAGACATTTTATCTTGGATCAATTGCCACAAGCTGAATGGTTGTATGCAGAAGATGATCTAACGGATCGCCCCCAGAAATTTGTATGTGCTGAGATTATTAGAGAGCAAATTTTCCGCCAATTAGGACAAGAGCTTCCTTATAAGATTGCTGTCATTATTGAGCTATTTGAGCATAAAAAAAATGTTACAGATATCTCAGCAACAATAGTTGTTGATAGGGACTCGCACAAAGGTATTGTCATTGGTAAAAATGGTTCACGTATTAAAAGTCTTGGAACCGATGCGAGAATTTCGCTTGAACGTCATCTTGAAAGAAAGGTTTTTTTGGAATTATTTGTTAAAGTAAAACCAGGATGGACCGAAGATTCAAATATGTTATTGGAATTTGCAAATTTGCAAGAACCAGATGATGTGAAGTAGTTCCCTTGCAAAATTATTCAAAATTTGACTAGGGCAATAATTTCCTAATGTAATGTTTTTTGCAACTTGAACTCTAATTTTATTTATGAGAGTCTTTAAGAAGCGAGATAAATCTCTCCTTCTAAAATATCAAGTTTCCTTCTAACAGCGTAGGAATTTTTCATTGAGTTTAAACCTGAACTTATTAAATTTTTAAATATTGTTCATTATTGTTGTTATCTCTTTATTGGAGCTTGCACGTGATTTATTTTCACTCCCGTTCAAAAATTAATTTATCACTGTTTGAAGAATCATCTAATGAATCTGTTTCTGTTCCCGCTAAACGTGGAAGAGGTCGTCCGCCTAAGTTGAAGGCTGTTACCTCTGATCTAGTTGAGAAAAAATCAATTAAAGAGGATGCAATGTCTACTTCAACCCAAAAGAAATTAGAAATTCAAGAAAATCAAATTGATGATCCAGAAAATAATGTTTCTTTAAGCACAATTCAAGATGTTGTAACTAATGATGATGATTCTGCCAATCAGTGGGATTTAGAGCAGATGAATTCCTTTGAAAATGAAGATGAAATGCAGATTTTTGAAGAAAATATAGAACAGCAATTTGAAGATGAATTTACAGATGAAGATGCGCAACAATTATCTGAAACTAGAGATTTTACACAAAACCATGTTTCCTTAAACTTCTCATGGTCACTCATGAATCAGTTGCGGCAAATGTCTAAAATGGAAGGTATTGCTGTTGAGGATTTATTGGTCGAACTTGTTGCAGAAGGTGTGGCAAAGCGAGTGTTTGAAGATCAAAATCGCCCTGCTCCAAGTCATCTTATGACAAGAACTGGATATGTTCATTCAGATGGGAATCAAGTTGCTCCGCAACCACATTTAAGCCATCATGCTATGAATAATAATAGGCAACAAGCGAATAATAATCTGCAAAATCGAAATCGTTTTAATTTCCAACAGAGAAATATGCAGCATCAACAAAATCGCAATCAAAATAACAATAGAAATTATCAGCAAAATAATAACAATCGCCAGCAACAAAACGGGCAAAATGGTTTTAGAAACCAGTATAATAACAATACCCAACAAAGATTTAATGCGAGACCAAATAACAATCATAATTCTCAAAGATTTTATGATGAGTCCTCGTCTAATACTCAACAAGGTAACAGCTATAATAGACCTCAGCGCGATCATAATAAACGCTAAGCCTCGCACATGCACAAATTGATTGCTATTACAGGTGGGATAGGATCTGGTAAATCAACTCTGGCAAAAAAACTTGCGCTGAGAGGATATTGTGTTTGGGATGCAGATTTATTTTCTCGAGAAGTTTTATTTTTTCCACAAGTTCAAGCACGCATAAAAACGATTTTTGGTGATTCTGTATTCATTGGAAATGGAATTTTAGATCGAGAGCTTGTTCGTAAGCAAATTTTTTCTTCCCCAAAATTAAAAAAATCTTTAGAAGGTATTTTGCATCCAGCAATTGCTGAGTTATTGAAAGCAAAATTATCAGCATTAAAAGAGAACGCTCCATCAGCATGGGCGTTTTATGAAGCTTCTTTGATTTTAGAACTTGGTAGAAAAGAGAATTTCGATGCTTGTGTAGTTGTTATAGCAAAAGAAAATGTAAAATTAAAACGTCTGAAATTAAATAGAAAACTATCAGAATCAGATGCCCGTAAAATAATGCAAACTCAGATGTCTGACGAGCAAAAAATTAAATATGCAGATTTCGTTATTGATAATTCAAAGGATGAATCTGAACTTGAAAAATCAATTGATAATTTACTATTATTCTTGCGTGAAAAATTTTCTTAATTGAACTTTTGACATTTCTTATTTCAAAAATCCTTATAAAATAGAACTATCTTAAATTATTTCTTATTAAATTGGAGAAAATGCAAGATGTTTGAAGTGTCTTGTGCTTCTTGTCAGTCATCCTTCGAGTTCAATCCTGAAGATTACATACATTTATGTCCATTTTGTTCGTCTGGTTTCGTAATCGATGCAGAAGAAGGTGCTAAAGATTTAATTGGGGATCACTACATAGTTTCTTCAAATATTCAGAAAAGTAACATAGAAGATATATTTAATGAATGGATATCTAAGAGATACCACCGGCCTGAAAGAGTAAAAGCAGAATTTTCAATATTAGGATCTTATGGTGTCATGTTACCTTTTTGGGTGATTTCTGCTGAGGCTCATACTTTTTGGAGTGGACACAGTGCAAAACAAACCCGTTATTCCGGTCAAACAAGAGATATGGCATCAGGATTTATGAAAGAAGAAGGGCGTTTTAGTAGGAGGTATCGTTGGTGCATATTGGCAAGAAAGTCGCCTAAAGAGCATTGGGGGATGGAAAGGCTACACAATCCCAAAGAGAAATTGATGGTGGATTGGGATGGTTTCCCACTCGATGAGTCATTAGGTGCACCCGATGAAGGAATGCAATCGTTATATGATTCAAAACAGCCTTTTAAATATGAGCTTGCCAATGAAATTGCTATCATGGGAATACAGACAAAAGAACTGTCTGCAGTGACTCGGGCAAAAGATCAAATAAATGAATATCATCGAAGAGTTGCAAAGACAAAAATTGGTACTTTGTATGAGCATCGAACAGAAATTGAAGTGATAGGATTACATATAGTGCATATACCATTTTGGATTATTCGCTATTCGTTCACACCGAAAAGTGTCTTTAAATATTTTACAACTGCTCGGGAACGAAGATTGTTAGTACAGGGTTACACAAAAGCAGTTTTAGATGCTGAATTGCCACTTAATTCTTCTGATAAAGTCATGACGAATATGCTTGTCTGCGGGACACTTGCCTTTGTAAGTTTAACTTTATCGGTTTTCTTACACCCGATTTTTTATATTTTATTTATCATGTTTATATTAGTTGTAGTATTATCGGCTTGGAAAATAATAAATAGGGATAAAATAGATCAAGAACTTGTAAAAGGTAAAGAAAATTTAGAGCCACTCCGCTAAAAAATATCTGTGTTTATTTTATATAGAAAGTATATATTTGATAAGTTCTTTATGAGCCATTTTGTACTCTTGGCTAAAAAATAAAAGAATACAATTACATAACTAGTTGGAGTTTCTATGCAATATATTTTTAATATAGTTTGTAAAAATTTTTTATTATTAATGTTAGCTCTTAATGCGCATTATGCACTCGCGAATGAGCACCGCATAGGTTTGTCATTAGGGGGGGGGAGTTTAACATATGGCTTTGCTCATTTAAGTTATGATCAAATAGGAATCTTACCACACAAGAATTGGTCGATAGGACTCGAAGTTGGTGGATTTCTTGGGGGTTTTTTAATAGCTCCCAGAGCATTATATTGGGAAAAAGCTTCTAATATGTCTGGTTGGTATATTGGCCCTAAAGTTGTTTTTGGTCATGCAAATTATTTGAATTACAACACATCCTTTATTGCTTTAGGTGGGGAAGGTGGCTGGTCTTATCGTTTCATTGAAGGTCCAAAAGGTCTTGATCTCGGTGGAGGCATAGATCTCTATGCTACGAATCATGGTGTTTGGGGGACGATTAAATTCACTGTGGGATTCTTACTACCGAAATAATGAATTATTCAATATAACTATTCACAATGAAATTATATAAATTGTAGTTGACCCCAAACAGATCTCTGAACATCTTATTCCATTCTTCTGATTTTTTTAGGGAAGGAATGGATTCCTTAATAAAATTATTTAGTTCAGCATTATTTTTTTCTACCCACCAAGCTAAAACTCGATTGCGGTATGGTGTGACATTACCGACAAAATAAACTTTACCTTTAGTAAACATATTTAGAACGAGCATCGTTTCTGCAAGCGTACATTCTCTTTTGCTATTTTGCAGCATACCTTTTACTAGCCCAAAGCGTGAATTGACATATAGAATTCTATTTTTAGGTATTTTTAGGCGTTCCAATGAATTGTCTAGTTTGGTATTTTTTATCGCTACAAAGTTAACAGATTTATCAAGCATGACTTCCATAACTTGTTCTATATTATGTAAATCTGAATTTTTTTGTTCAAAATTACAAATCAATGAAAGATTTGATTTAAACATAGGAATTGCTTGAGCTTTATTTGTTCTCCAGTCGCTCATACTCATAAATTCAAAATAAGCGTCAACTTTTTTAAATAACTGAGGAGTATAATCCTTCTCTTTTATGATTTTACCATTTTGATTAGACCAAAATTCTGAGAATTTATTAACATAGGTAAATTGAATGGTAATTTTTTTGTTGAACTTTTTCAAGGTATAATTTTCAAAAAATTGATTGAGCAGTTTGTTTTTTTCTAAACTTTTTGTGCTATCAAACTCATCCTTTTCAGGATTTAAGACTGCGACTTGAATAACACCAGAGTTTATAATTTCTTTTAAAGTTCTAGCATCAGCAGAGAAACTAATAATGAGATAAAGTATGAAAATCATTTTTTTCATATAATATTTTACCAATGGTGTGCCAATATTTACATGAGTAAAATATGCACAGTAATTAATCTGTTAAAATCATATTGATACCTTATTAAATCAAGGATTATAGTTGAAATCAATTAAGGTGTAGATATGGATGTCAAAAAATCAATAACTATTTTTATTCTCGCAGGTGTCTTTTGGCTTATTGTTTTTACATTTTTCTTTGGAAATGAGAGTGGAAAATTTAAGAACCTTCAAAATCAGTTTGGTTATGATGACGAAAAAAGTAGTATTAAGAAAAATAATTATACAAAGGAGCAGAAAGAATTTATCGAATTATTTCAATCCTCATTTGAGGACCGATAAATTAAAGATTCTTCTTTTTTAAGTGCTCGGAAATTAACTTTTCAAATAAATCATTTGATTCTTCGTCGGATATTGCTGATTTTTGGGCTACATAAAAAATAATTGCGCTAGTAATAAGAATTACAATAAAATCTAATTGCATACTTATTAAAGCAATGCCGCCACCAAAAGTTCCTAGATAAGAAGTTATTGTTGATAAAATTAGATAAAGAATTATCCATGAAAAAGATTTTATATGCAGTTTTTCCTCAGCAGAGTCCTTTGCAAAATAGTGGGAACCAATTACGATAAAGATTCCTATTCCAACAGCGCATTGAAGTTTCCAGACCGTATTCCATCCACTCCATTGCAATAATAAATTGCAGATATAAAAAGCGATGAATGATATTGTTTTTGCAAACGGTAGCTTAAATGGACGAGGAATATTTGGGAATTTTTTTCTAAAAATAGGGAGACAGATCGGACCACAAGCGAGTGATACTACGATAGCTGCAGATAAAAATGCGACCATGGATTGCCAACCCGAAAACGGAAGAAAGAAAAGCATACCAATGATAAAATTTGCTAAAATAGCAATCCATGGGATGGAAAAACGATTTACTTTTGCTAAGATTTTTGGAGCATCATTTTGTAAACTCATTGAATAAAGAATTCTGGAAGAAGAAGCAACAAAGCCAACAGCTGTTCCTAAGGGCGATAAAATAGCGTCAAAATAAAGAATTTTGACCATATATGCGAGGCCTAAGCCAATAAATATACCAGCAAATGGGCCAGCATCACCTGTAAAACTTATTTGGCTCCAACCGTTTACTAAGGAACTGGGATTTAAAGATAGAATGAAACCAAGCTGAAGAACTGAATATAAAATCATACAAGCAAAAAGAGAACCAAAAAGAGCAAAAGGAATAGATTTTTGTGGGTTTTTTGCCTCGCCAGCCATAAAGATCGCTGTTTGAAAACCAAAAAAAGAAAAGCTCACACCACCAATAGCAATTCCAGATAATATTCCATTAAAGCCAAATGGAGCAAAACCGTGCGAACTTAAGTTTTCTGGGTGAATTTCTGTTGTTAACAAAAGATATGCAACTGCAATTGGAATAATTAATTTCCAAATGACAACCATTTTATTGGTTTCTGCCATAAATTTTACACCGATAACATTTATTATCGATAAAATTGCCATAAGAACTGTAGCTACCAATAGACCTCTTGCAGTCAAAACATCTGCATTGTTTACGCGCTCAGTGACGTTTGGAATATAATTAGAAGCATATTGCATTACAGCTTGAACTTCGATAGGTACAACAACCATTGTCCAAAGCCAAGTTATCCAACCAAATATGGCACCAGCCATTTTTCCATGACTCATAAGTGAATAAGCAATTGAGCCTCCACTGAGAGGCAACATCGTGGAAAGCTCAGCAAAAGTAAGAGCAATTATAGCAACAAATAAACCTCCTAACATCCAAGCGACGATAGCAGCCGGACCAGCCAGCTGTGCGGTATAAAATGAGCCAAACAGCCATCCAGAGCCAACGATTGAACCAATCGATAAAAAAAGAAGACTGGTTTTTGATATATTTCTTTTAAGTTGCATATTATCTCTTACCTGTTGAATAGTTTTATCACGGTTCAGCCATGTCTGTTGACTAGAACATGTGCTGCTATCCTATGCTATAAAACGATTGGCCTGTCATCCAGTAAATTGTTTTTTTTTGAAACCATTGTAAGCAAAGGTATTTTAAATGTTAAAGTCGAAGAGTGCAAAAATAACTGATTTATATGTTGGAGAAAGATTTGACATTGCTGCTGCTGCTTTGTTTCAAGAATTAAGTCGAAAAAAAATTAAGTCCATAATTGATGCCGGTGGCGCTTATATAAATAAAAAAAGAATATCCATTGCAAAGACACAATTAAAATTAGGTGATAAAATTGAGATATTTTGGGAAGAAGTACAAAAGAAACAGGAAAACGCTACGGATAAAGAATATTCAATAAAAAATACGCTCGGTACCTCGATCTCGAAAAAAACAATTATATTTGAGAATGAAAATTTCCTTGTTATTGATAAACCCGCTGGTATTGCTTCACAATCTACGTTATCATCAAGTAAGGATACGATTTTTTATGCACTTAATGCTTTTGATGCGAAAAAATATAAAATTGAAAATATGTTCCTTGTTCATAGATTAGATAAAGACACATCAGGCTTAATGATAATTGCTAAAAACAAAGATGTACAAAAGAAATTTGAAGATCTTTTCAAAGAAAAAAATATTGAAAAAACGTATGATGCGCTTGTTTTTTTTACTCCAAAAAAAATGGAAGGGAATATTAATTTTCCAATTGCAAAGGATAGCTCAAGAAAAAATTGTTACTTTGCCGTAACGAACCCTAATTCAAAAATTAAAGATATCAAACAGGCTGAAACATTTTATAATGTCGAAAAAGTATTTGGTAAAAATGAAGTTTCTTTAATTCAATGTAAACCCAAAACTGGTAGAACTCATCAAATTCGCGTGCATCTTTCTGCTATAGGCTGTCCGCTTTTAGGAGATAAAACATACTCACAGAATATTCATGGACATCGCTATTTACAAGTTGCACTGCGTCATATGTTGCATGCAAGTCATCTCAAATTTACCTTGGATGGAGAAAAATTTGAGTTTAATGCTACAATTCCAGAAGACTTTCGACGTATAATAAAAATTGTTGAAGGCATACAATAATTTTTATATGTAGTAAATATTTCGCCGCAACTTGAAAATATGATTAGATAGTTTTATCAGAAATAAGACTTGTTTCTTTGTTTTCGAAAGTACAAGTAGTTAAACCTAGAATTGGAAAAAACGAGGAGGATATTCAACATGGCTTATAAATTGATTACGGTTCCACAAGGTGGTGCAGCAATTAAAGTGGATTCAACTGGCAAATTACAAGTTCCAGATAATCCTGTTATTCCTTATATTGAAGGAGATGGTACAGGTCCTGATATCTGGAAAGCTTCTCAACTCGTTTTTGATGCTGCGGTTTTAAAAGCTTATGGTGGTAAGAAAAAAATTCATTGGATGGAAGTTCCTGCAGGAGAAAAATCGTTTAATGGTAATGGAAATTGGCTTCCAGATGAAACAATTGACGCAATAAAAGAATATAGAGTCGCCATTAAAGGTCCTCTCACTACCCCTGTTGGAGGAGGTATTAGAAGTTTAAATGTGGCCTTGAGACAGATTCTTGATTTATATCAATGCGTGCGTCCTGTACGTTGGTACACCAACGTACCATCGCCTGTGCGTGAGCCACAAAAAGTAAATATGTGTATTTTCCGTGAAAATACTGAAGATATTTATGCTGGTATTGAATTTAAAGCAGGAAGTGATGATCAGAAAAAGTTACGTGACTTTCTTGTAAATACTCTTGGCAAGAAAGTTCGTGAAGACTCTGGCCTGGGAATCAAACCTATCAGTGAATTTGGATCAAAAAGACTCGTACGAGCAGCAATAAATTATGCAATTAAAAATAAATGCAAAAGCGTTACTTTAGTGCATAAGGGTAATATTATGAAGTTTACTGAAGGCGCTTTCCGTGATTGGGGCTATGAAGTTGCTAAAACTGAATTCCGTGATCAATGTGTCACATGGGAAGAATGTGGTGGAAAAGCTCCTGCAGGAAAAATAATTGTCAAAGATGCTATTGCAGACAATATGTTTCAACAAGCATTGTTACGTCCAGACGAATATGAAGTCCTAGCGTGTACAAATTTAAATGGTGATTATCTTTCTGATGCATTAGCTGCACAAGTGGGTGGTCTTGGAATTGCTCCTGGCGCAAATATTGGTGATGGATATGCATTGTTTGAAGCAACGCATGGAACAGCACCAAAGTATGCAGGTCAAGACAAAGTCAATCCAGGATCAGTAATTTTGAGTGGAAACATGATGTTTGAATATCTTGGCTGGACTGAAGTTGTGCAGATGATTGAAAAAGCATTTGAAAAAACTCTGGCGCAAAAAGTTGTTACTTATGATTTTGCACGCCAATTGGAAGGGGCAAAAGAAGTTAAATGTTCCGAATTTGCCAAAGCAATCATTTCGAACTTATAAGTAAATGGAATATAAGAATAATGCAAAATTCTTAATTCAAGTTAAAGCTTTTTATGGTAAATACTCTTCGCTTTTACCTTGGTTGAGTTTAATTTGGGGAATAATTTCGAGTTTTTTATTAACTCGAGATTATTCCAAATCAATTCGCCTGTCAGTTTTTACTCTTCTATTTTTGTTTTTTATTATTTCAATGTCAACTTGGTATAGTTTTATAAAAAATAGTTCATTAGAAAATATAAATGATTTAAAAAAAATTCAAAGAAGTCTTCATAAAAGAAAAGATCTTTTTGAGTTTTTTGGCTCAACGGCTACTCAATATTTTGTTCAATATATATTTATGTTCTGTTTGCCTTTTGTGTATTTTAAAAAAAATTGGCTTTGGCTTACAGTTTTACTTGTGTTTTCTTTGCTCACTCTGTGGGATCCTTTTTGGACCAAATTATTCCGTTATTCTTTTTTTCGTATTTTACTTAAATTTTTAGCTTTTTATTTAGCATTTTCATTTTCTTTTGTTGTTTTATTTCCCAAAAATTTAGATATTTTTTATAATCTACTCCTCATTTTCGGAATATTGATAACCTTTCCGTGGAAGGGAATATTTTCACAATATAATTTTAAATTATCACATTTTATTTATTCTTTTACTATGGTTATTATTTTTTTTATGCATGGTTTTTTGCCTAATGAATATAAGTTTCCACTTCTTTCTATTTGGATAGAAGATGCAAGTTTTTCATTTGAAAAACCAAAATCAATTGATTATATTCCTATTGATGCAAGTAAAATTGAAAAGAAATATTTTCTAGAAAAAATGAACTCAAATTCTAAACTTTGCTTTATAACTCCAATCATTGCACCAGTCGGAGTTTCTTATGAAATTTTACATGATTGGTATGTAGATAATCAAATTATTGATCAAATCTCACTTCCAGAAGTTAAGGGACTTAATAATAAAGATAAATATAATACTTATTCATGCAAAAGATTCTTTCCAAATATTAAAAACGCTAAAGAAATAAGAGTAAAAGTATATTTAAAAAACGGAATTTATATTGGTCAAGACAGCCTTTCCATTAAATCTGATTGAGCCTCTTCAATCGCTAAAAAATCTTTTTCCGTTAATGTATAGTCAATACTTTTTAATAATTCGTAATAGAGCGAAAAATCATTTAATTCTTGTGCATATTCTTCCTTAAGATCATTTTCAGAGAGTTTTTTCTCTAATAAAAATGCTCCTAAACCTTCCTGCGTACACAGTGCTGCAAGTAACAATGGCAGATGCCCTATCGTGCTTCTACCAAATAGTGTTCGTTCGTATTGACGAATTTTATCTTGAGCGAATGAGCCATTATGAGCAATGCTATCAACACTTCTGTGCTCACTTTTCAATTCACAAAGTTTTGGAGAATCAATACTATTGTAAAAGTCACAAATAAGTGGGCGAAAGTCAAAAATTCCACAGGATCCAGAGTGTATTGAATCATCTTTTTTTATAAGAAATGGGCAAGGAAGTTTTTCCTTTAAAAACTCTTTTTGATCTGCATCAATTATAGGTATTTTCCCATTTTTTTTTGTAAATGCAAAATATTGATCTTTGTATTTAAATAGCATTTCTGCAAGAATATTAAGATTATATCCAGATGCAAGCAATTTATTGAGTAAAACAAATGCTTCTCCTGCGGTTGCAGGTATGATGGGGAAGTGACAGCAAGCTCCACAG
The sequence above is drawn from the Fluviispira vulneris genome and encodes:
- the mnmA gene encoding tRNA 2-thiouridine(34) synthase MnmA; protein product: MKKRVLIAMSGGVDSSVAAAILVEQGYDVIGVTMQLWDYSQNENSCDPNSKFDTCCSLDDVADARMVAHKLGIPFYVFDYQDDFKENVVDYFTDEYLKGRTPNPCVACNTFLKFDHLLDRAQRLGCDYVATGHYAQIQYDEVYGQYKLIKGLDSKKDQSYFLYSMTQDRLSKVLFPVGNLTKTEVRMIAEKYGLVNAAKKESMEICFIPNNDYAKFIAERTSEEDLIKGEIRHEDGRLLGKHDGIHQFTVGQRKGLKISSEYPLYVTRIDSETGTVFAGEDKYLYRSGFSFKKFHMIRNFGKSIDFEVKIRYRSQPCAAILEKNGETVTLKFVTQQKSVTPGQIAVLYLGDEVVGGGFIDKVFV
- a CDS encoding ribonuclease III family protein, which produces MLEKRLTLLRTHFKELNFTKLSRVFPQIEANIDKLGEIQGHRYQDKKLAAISLVHRSSLVYWPTDKSGIFSNERLEFLGDAFLSFFVASEAMIEHRSLQEGDLSRLRAALVGTENLALKSRDLGIGECLLVGKAEMNSNPQRRDNVLADAFEAVTAALLLDAGEEKARAWLLKIFSEDLLAGKDTLLKFDAKSKLQQWTQGIIGVPPVYKAIGTEGTPQETFFIVAAFIGETEIGRASAASKREASKKVADKIIEKIESGELTKEMIVSFFGKEK
- the era gene encoding GTPase Era — its product is MNKKCGYIALLGRPNAGKSTFLNAFLGAKLAVVSNKPQTTRNKILGVYTEGDSQALLLDTPGIHKAQGLPKMNQVMNKVAWSVLADADFVCYLIDVTQGWTEEDANWIEGILKKYNKKALLLATKTDKVKMEEVEQGMINIAEGFRALSEKISALSEIKCQFIGETPQAISSKRPEEVAQLRHFILDQLPQAEWLYAEDDLTDRPQKFVCAEIIREQIFRQLGQELPYKIAVIIELFEHKKNVTDISATIVVDRDSHKGIVIGKNGSRIKSLGTDARISLERHLERKVFLELFVKVKPGWTEDSNMLLEFANLQEPDDVK
- the coaE gene encoding dephospho-CoA kinase (Dephospho-CoA kinase (CoaE) performs the final step in coenzyme A biosynthesis.), giving the protein MHKLIAITGGIGSGKSTLAKKLALRGYCVWDADLFSREVLFFPQVQARIKTIFGDSVFIGNGILDRELVRKQIFSSPKLKKSLEGILHPAIAELLKAKLSALKENAPSAWAFYEASLILELGRKENFDACVVVIAKENVKLKRLKLNRKLSESDARKIMQTQMSDEQKIKYADFVIDNSKDESELEKSIDNLLLFLREKFS
- a CDS encoding APC family permease; this encodes MQLKRNISKTSLLFLSIGSIVGSGWLFGSFYTAQLAGPAAIVAWMLGGLFVAIIALTFAELSTMLPLSGGSIAYSLMSHGKMAGAIFGWITWLWTMVVVPIEVQAVMQYASNYIPNVTERVNNADVLTARGLLVATVLMAILSIINVIGVKFMAETNKMVVIWKLIIPIAVAYLLLTTEIHPENLSSHGFAPFGFNGILSGIAIGGVSFSFFGFQTAIFMAGEAKNPQKSIPFALFGSLFACMILYSVLQLGFILSLNPSSLVNGWSQISFTGDAGPFAGIFIGLGLAYMVKILYFDAILSPLGTAVGFVASSSRILYSMSLQNDAPKILAKVNRFSIPWIAILANFIIGMLFFLPFSGWQSMVAFLSAAIVVSLACGPICLPIFRKKFPNIPRPFKLPFAKTISFIAFYICNLLLQWSGWNTVWKLQCAVGIGIFIVIGSHYFAKDSAEEKLHIKSFSWIILYLILSTITSYLGTFGGGIALISMQLDFIVILITSAIIFYVAQKSAISDEESNDLFEKLISEHLKKKNL
- a CDS encoding RluA family pseudouridine synthase, producing MLKSKSAKITDLYVGERFDIAAAALFQELSRKKIKSIIDAGGAYINKKRISIAKTQLKLGDKIEIFWEEVQKKQENATDKEYSIKNTLGTSISKKTIIFENENFLVIDKPAGIASQSTLSSSKDTIFYALNAFDAKKYKIENMFLVHRLDKDTSGLMIIAKNKDVQKKFEDLFKEKNIEKTYDALVFFTPKKMEGNINFPIAKDSSRKNCYFAVTNPNSKIKDIKQAETFYNVEKVFGKNEVSLIQCKPKTGRTHQIRVHLSAIGCPLLGDKTYSQNIHGHRYLQVALRHMLHASHLKFTLDGEKFEFNATIPEDFRRIIKIVEGIQ